AAGTCAtggtacgagccggagtttgaacccgcaacctccggattGTCTATCACACGCTCCGCTAAGCTACCAGCGCTCATAATGTAGCTTCACAATATTACACATTtagatataaattatattatagagAATCAAACACTTACCCTTGTTATGAAGTTAAACGgatttatttaagtaaatgtAGTAACTACGTCAACCTCcctttcattaaaaaaattattatctactaggCCATGATTGGTAGTTAAATTAGGTTATACTTAAGGTCTCTACACACGTTGCAACAAATTGAATTCAATCGATCAATGAAATGCAgctatagggagtattactgcaatgttctgccgccagagtgcagcactagcgcctttcgtaaaccatagagaaatataattatttcagaatgtcgttttaaaatgagagcgtaactttgattgtatggcggcggcatTGTTGGTGAGACTATTAAGTtacctaaaataaaagttattgttACTTTAGTGCTTGGAATAAAACTACCAACTAACAtgcaatatatttattaacataaattcatataaaatagAGTAACAATATTTCATAGTCAtaggcatatttatttatattcaaaaCTCAATCATGATGTTGAGCAAAATCTATTTTATCATTATCAAGTGTGTTGCTTAGTTTTCCTTTATCCTCctaagacccagaagcatttgttttgtttttgaatttggaacccttagttactcaatgaaagttcaaattattttttggaatatgtacaaaaatttgtacgcagggacttaggaggttaaattaatacagatgtagtgcataattgttatcCATCGTATTTACTCGAAAACGTTCGCATTTGTCATGCTagttcagtcaacctcagtactttttgtaccgagactgaatgaaatagcaagacacgttcgtgcgTCTCCGTAAAAATACGAAAGAAAACATCTGTATCTAGATAATGTGATAtgtcatgtaacatgttatgatAGTTTCAAAAGtagtttcttttatattaaagcAAGGCAATATCGATCACATTTTATGGCCATAAtggtttaataataaaacttaatataaGAATATAACCTTAAATTAAACATTGCAAATAAACTGCTCCTAAATTATGGCTGGCGAGAAGTAAGTCGTTTTCTCGTAATTTACGACTTAAATACGTGAGTTACCCGTTTGAATATATACTCTGGCAAGCCCactttgttagtagaaaaaggcgcgaaattcaaattttctatcggaagataacccttcgcgcctacattttttaaattctcctttttctactgacggaaatggcttgccaaactatatTTAGTatcgccaggcgtggctcactccgcgatttcgtcgcgtcgctacaagtacctacaagtacatgcggcccacaccaattttggtgtctaggtAGAGCAGTGTAGTAATAATACCTACACCAAGTTATTGTATAGCATTAAGTTAAATTTTAATTCTCATTTTAAGTgaataatgtatatttttatgagaataaatgtcttaaaccatatgtagttgccgcgcaccgctacgggacggtcgcctgctcgcgcttgcgccacctagcggtcatatctgtcgtaatagacgcgttttgttagagagtgaatcttctgtacctagtactattatttattttgtggtaTCGCTATGTCTTagcccgtttctacacttgtaagttttacttacgtaagtagggacaaagctatttgttagaatgagataacgatattcatctctcattctctagtatagctgtgtccctacttacgtaagtaaaacttacaagtgtagaaacgggcttaggccgcctttacacctgtaagttttacttacgtaagtagggacaaagctatttgttagaatgagataacgatattcatctctcattctgtggtatagctgtgtccctacttacgtaagtaaaacttacaagtgtaaatcCGGCCTTACGGAAGTTTTGTGAGTGGGAAAGTCGGAATGTGAAACCCAGTTAGCAAGCGGCCACGAATCCCTTAGTAAGTTTCTCCACATATTCCCGGCGAGCGTCCATGTTGTCGGAGGGGCGGTTGTGCGCGGCCCACACCGGCTCACCGATAAAGAACCTCTTCACTTTTATGTAGTTCTGCAAAgtaattgcagattattacccCCGAGTGTAGAAGGATGATTAAAGCTCCCTCCGCACTCGTGAATctcggcgcgaagccgcgaacgcgagtgtggagtcaagaTCGCAGCTCTGCGTAATCGACTCCACAATCGCGTTCGCGGCtgcgcgccgcgattcgcgcacgtgtgtggagggggcttaatggGAATGGTGGGGATGGGGAGAGACTCATatgaactttcacgattttcacatgttattatttactttaatcggacttaatcgcgtaaagtgtcattctatggaacttgctaactatgtaaacaaaccgccatattaaaaatacctatcaaacaatatgaatttactagtgacttttttttacatagttagcaagttccataggaCACTTTATACTTGGCGTTGTTTAAAAAATCCATATATGCCAAAAATGCcgtacatcattttggaaaagagctgataggTACCCCTCAAACTGCCGGATTGATTTTTATCAAgcactagctgtgcccgcggctccgcccgcgtggaattcggtctgtgtcagtaagctaattcatccctaatttctctttctctcccctggaggcggaacttgaagtaaagttgacagatggatacgattagcggactgaagtccagataatagttattttcgatacaagtgcgaaaaagaggaaattcgaaacgagtggcgataaattaaaacacgaccgaagggagtgttttaaatcgacacgagttgcgaattacttattcgcacgtgtatcgaacaacgttttacagtacatatggcactttaaagtttcgacatacgcacgaaaagtgctattttacgcactagtgcggaaaagtagccccatatgtactgtaaaatattttacaattaggtaggtacttaccactaaacaaaactacactccaaaaccaatagtttttttcgcccttattccaatattagacgtgatttaaacgacacagagttatagtaggtgtataacggacccctgcgtgggcgggcgcgatgtgtagccaacgcgcccaatgaggtgaaggggtgatttccccaagagtcgggtccgagtccggacggccgctggtgaggttgcggaagagtacttcggcgttcctgggacctcgccttatagcagcgaggcggcaacagaggggttttagtgggtaaacctggggtctcattagctcacaacagggagtcccacataaccatcccggcccgtccccgcgccgggtggtatgcttaaagcatttcccctcttaaaaaaaaaaaaaaaaggtgtataacggacaatacagtactacttttgtatttttacgttcttgagtgtacctatccaaaacatgtccatagcaaatatcatccaattctgtcctccagtcaaatcattctgagcatgaaaaattaagatttatacacatagaaatccatacttcctaacaaactttagaatttaggtctaatattatattagttagaagtaagattacaggaaaggagaatattataaatatcaaaaacttgaggccgagtatttacactttatttacagttatgtttatgtatgcacaactaaatatctacatatatgtatgtaccggggattacttttaacagtgtaaaaaaatgtaattataaattggcctaagtcgtagtcgcttggtagggtgcccagaatgccatctttattaaagtagggcttaacccttaaaatcgtattaaaaacgcgagcgcagcgagcgcgaatttttttttatagaaaaaaaattgagagatgggagtaatgttgtcagggacacagccgcaatggtttacgtgaaacgttggtgtggatatctaatgcgaaagccgaaggccgagctccatgtagggccgaaggcccgaagcgtccaggctgtcagtacttaagcacagaacaatagtatcagtgtctaaatgcgaaggccgaaggccgagctccacgtagggccaaaggcccgaagcgtccaggatgtaagtgtttaagtcgtagtagtagtcgctcgatagggtgcccagaatgccacctttatcaaattaggcttaacctttaaaatcgtattaaaaacgcgagcgtagcgagcgcgaattttttttgatagaaaaaaaattagagaggctatgtcagggacatagccgcagtggtttacgtgaaattttggtgtggatatctaatgcgaaagccgaaggccgagctccgcgtagggccaaaggcccgaagcgtccaggatgtcagtgcttaagtcgtagtagtagtcgctcggtagggtgcccagaatgccatctttatcagattcggcttaacctttaaaattgtattaaaaacgcgagcgaagcgagcgcgaattttttttgatagaaaaaaaattagagaggctatgtcagggacatagtcgcagtggtttacgtgaaattttggtgtggatatctaatgcgaaagccgaaggccgagctccatgtagggccgaaggcccgaagcgtccaggatgtcagtgcttaatcacagaacaatggtatcagtgtctaaatgcgaaagccgaaggccgagctccgcttagagccgaaggcccgaagtgtccgtcgtagtagtagtcgctcggtaggatgcccagaatgccacctttatcaaagtaggcttaaccttaaaagttaaaaacgcgagcgtagcgagcgcgaatttttttgatggaaaaaattgagagaggctatgtcagggacaccgccgcaatggttgaattttggtgtggatatctaatgcgaaagccgaaggccgagctccgcgtagggccgaaggcccgaagcgtcctggatgtcagtgcttaatcacagaacaatagtataactgtctaagtgcgaaggccgaaggccgagctccgcgtagggaggaaggcccgaagcgtccaggctgtcagtgcttaaacacagaacaatagtattaatgtaggttaatgtgtgtgctggactctccagtacccgctgatgcaccgcagtacttaccgtcgagcgcgtctgtcgtgcgaatccgctgagcggtcaaccgttcttcgcactgcgtgaacgtctccgattcttcctcagattcctgagaccgtgctaccttgtaacctcaatacgttgcgagaatttcgcgaaaaattcgtttttttcggataggtatggtaacgcgtttaaaatgcaagtcccaaattgtttgacatttacaattacttaatacctatttaaaaactttcgcgtttcgaacacatattaactcacatttatagacgggcctatctcgaaatttattttattacctttatttaccgacgtttcgacacaggtttcactggtcatggtcgcggctaactgatgtcccaacaaaatttcaaaacagagatttgtgcaactacccgacgaaaagtgtatgaaaaagtttggggtagacatcatattttcaaaccacccacttcacataatgttaattattgtcaataaacccgcgatagacccgtctataaatgtgatttaatatgtatttgcaaagacgtttgacattgactaagaaaaatgttgttttttttacaaagtacattcacaaaaaaaaagtgtgcaccactttcttaagttagcgccataagattcaggtgcaaacataacttaattgagtgtagtggccacccccccttttaggggttgaatttttctagcctaaaatagggccaggcagtttcttgacagattagtaaagtttgcatcaaaatccgttcagccgttttcacgtgatgcgcggtcaaataaacagacaaacagataaacagataaacagacaaacagacaaacagacaaaaattctaaaaactgttagaacgtgttctgttatcgattctaagtatccccaaccaactttttttcgaatatcttccatgtacagactttcgaccctcttcagctttattatatgtatagatagccAAGAACCACAGCAAGGAACCGCTTTCACttaaaaaactgcattcaattgGTCCATCTGTTTGAGAGCTTCGATGCCACAGACAGGCACACAGACAGACACTGGAGTCAAAcaataacacccctctttttgcgtggGGGGTTAAAAATTAGACACAATTAGTGACAACTATTTACTTACATTGAAGTCAAGAGTGAAGCGGTCTTAACCACTTAAAAGCGCCCACCAGCATGTCCCCTGGGGTGACCTTGATTCACATCCAAGTAACTTACAGCCTCGCAGCtttaaccaggcgtggctcactccgcgatttcatcgctttgctacaggtagctaaaagtacgtcCGTTCGgacccaattttggggaaagccataagccacgcgtggcgctgtcgccacctagcggccatatctgtgctgatcgtaacagacgcgttttgttagagagtgagtcttctgtacttagtactattatttattctgtgctctaACCTCAAAGTTACTTTCAAGTACTCACATTGAAGTCAAGAGTGAAGCGGTGGTAGATACCACTGGGGAGCACCAGCATGTCCCCTGGGGTCACTTCGATGCGGATCCACTGGTCGTCACGGTCACGCACGTCAAAGTAGCCGGAGCCATCCAGCACAAACCTGGAATCCAATGTGAAATGGTTAAGTTTCGAAATCTCTCCATCTCTTTAATAAAGTTTTCACATTTGCAACTTATAGAAGGTCAGGGTCCACTTGCCATCCCAatgttaagtattatttttttgttatagcagtaatacttataataatatagcctTTATTTCTGACATTTAAACTTaatctatatacatattttaaattgtgaagGTCAGGGTCCACTTGCCATCCCAAtgtgaagtatttttttttgttatagaggtaatacttataataatatagcctTTATTTCTGACATTTAAACTTaatctatatacatattttaaattgtgtttttaacTTGATGTTTCCTTGTCAGTTTGCCTtctggcaaaggcctcccctagaATTTGCCAGTCTTCTGTCCCTGGCTTGATTCAGGTTAGATTCTTGTTTTGCGTTCTAGAGttgctttatttatatatttattgttttatctgGTTTTTATTAAGTTAGTTATGTTTTTACATTTGGTTTTTGTATTTCGGTTTTTACATTTCGGTTTACttagatattatattatagccAATTTGCTGGAAATCAAACTGTACACTTCATTGTTTATCAGTTTATCATGCATCGTTTTCCTCGATGTAGTGTCCAGCGTGTCCTGTGACACAAAGATATACATACTCTGTGAGCATTTAATCTGTCTACCTAGAGTAACGCTTTAAAAATCTtgcgttaaaatataaataggaAATGTACCTTATCTCTTCATCAGTATGCAAGTGCTCAGTGTAGAAGGCAACCAGTTTCTCTTCATAGTTGGGCAGGGTTGCCTTGGAAGCCTCCATTCTGTCCTCGTAGGTGTAGCCGCGGTCCTTCTTTATCTTGTCTAGGACTCCGTCAGTCTCATGTGTATCCACATTTAGCTGAAAAATTTAGtagagattttatttattttcttttacatTTATCTGCCATCGGCTTTCTTAGCCATAATCAGATTATATGTAtcttatacatttctttttcaaGGTGGTGGTCCATTAACCACCATTCCATTTATGTGAAGAGAAGGGGTGGGTTATTCTCTCTGGTGTAGTAGAGAAATTGAGGAGTGATTAACACTTTCTATGGCAATTAACAAACATCGCTTGagtacatattaactcacatttatagacaggTCTATcgcaatatttaaattattacctttatttagtaaaataaatttcgcgatagggTCTattgcgttttgaacacatattattaactcatatttatagacgggtcgtctataaatgtgagttaataatatgtgttcaaaacgcgaaagttttaaatattatatcattTGAGTATTTTGTGCTCTCAATCAATATCCATACATGTAAATGGCCAATGGACCCCGTATCGCGTGTCAAATCAAAGGTTAAATTTTTTTTGTGGCCTTACCTACCAAAAAGCTGATGTACATTCATTTAAATTTGATTAGTGCAAATATTTGTATTTCGGAGTCTTATTTGAAGTATTCATTATGTATTTTAGTCTACCAAAGTTACTGATATTTCCATGCGATAAAGTTAGAAGTCAAAGTAACAATACTTCAGTTacattgttttgaaaagataagATAACAATAATTATGTCTTTGGATCGAACATGACTCTCGTTTATTTAAACGTAAGTAGATGAAATACGGTCAGTAATGACGATATTACAGTTGGTAACTAATTAGATGCAAATTAAAAGAGAATAATCTgagtaaagataaaaataaggcGTAAAAAACTTACGCTAAAGTATTCCACACCAGTTTTCTTATACAATTCATCGAGAGATACAAACTGAGGCGGGTTCCTGTGATGTTCCGCACGCTGATCATTCTTATCGTCGTCCATATACCAGGCTTTCACCATTTTGTAAaaagaaaatacaaataaataaagaaataattaaTGCAAAGTACTGAGGAGGGGCAATATTAAATGACCGAGTCTGAGATTGACACATGACATCGCTTTGTTTGTCATTgccagtaaaataaattaataaacctccaaatttataaaatagaaaaagaaaTTTATTAAAGTCGTAAGTCGAAGTAAACTTGGTTCAACAAGgtaatttaattgattttgtgaCTGAATTAAACTCTATTTTGGAAAATTAGAATTTAAGGATGTTTTTTCCTATGGTACAGTGTCTCTGTCTCACCACTAATTTAAGGGTATTTGATTAATGGCTACACCGGAAAGAGGCGTCTTTTAACCTTGTTAACCGCAAGcgtgtacgagggctgtttcagacataaataaaagcaattatatttattttttgctaCTTTTTATCCTAGACCTGAACAGCTAGAATACCGTATCACCAAAAGAAGGCGgcaaatactttaaaaaaagtcgCAAGATAGGTTTTTCAACCGATCAAGCATCTGCACGGACTGGATCAAGACCTGGAACCGAACTCCTGCTCCCTTCACCTTGACGCTGGCGAAATTGTCCCAATGAACAGATGCCATAAGAACtaaaaactgaaactgaactgaATAACCCCAGACTAATCCTGATATCTGAATTCTGAGGGTTGATTTcccgcgcgcttacattttttaGTTTCCCGTTATTGTCTGGGCTTCCTTTTAGCTTTGCCGTAAGTATGGTAAGAATCATAGATGGTAGTGGTAAGAATAGTGGATTTGTGTCTGGGTGGGTTTGATATGGTagaggtaggtatacctacctatgttgtgTATGGCATGGTCCAAcgtaatgttataatatgtggTGGCTATGTAGAATAAATGAAACATCGTCCAATTCCAGTAAAAATAGATTTAATCCAGATAATACTAGTGTTACAACTTAATGCATTTGATGAGCAAACTAGGTAGGATACATCAATGTTTTGGTGGTCTATGTAGGTATCAATGTGGTATAATTTCTTAGCACCGATACGGGTACTTATGAGGGTAGGTAATGAAGAACCTTGACAAACAAGAGTGGGTATATCTATTGAATTTCTCTTGCTTGTGACTATAACacaacatttaaaattaaatatattatatctttATACAATCCATTGTCATAACTAATAATATGCACCTACAAATAAACAATTATTCCAtttacaacaataaaaaaattaaattaggtaggtatgcttTAAATTAAGGTCATTTTATTAAACTACCCACATTGAAATTGATTAAAAAtagattattttaataaactcaGTATTTAAGATTCTCGGCTTACTTGTATCCCGCTAAAATGAATGATCTTGAATCAGAAAGTGCAAAAGTTACATATTTAGTcgtaaatatttttcaccaaaCTACCTACTTCTAAATCACACAGATTTAGTTTACacgatttatataaatatattacttcAAATCTTATTTGAAACGCTAAGTTAAGGTACACCTAAGTTTGATATGACCGTAGTGGCTACGGAAATTAAGTTTTCAAATAATTCCTGATAGGTCAATAGTGCAATGCAAATTAAAAACGTGGAAAAAAAGTAAATGCAACAGATCATTTGATAAAACAAGTAATGGACGGATGTCTAAATCACAATCAAATGAAATAATGCATAAAGGTGTTTACACAATAGTCTTTAGGAAACATCgcgcatgtacagtcagcaaaaaaGGTCAGCATGGGACTATGTACAGTCGGCATCAGATATACCGGAGCGGCCGAGAtgcttaaaaatatctgaacacgcattctaacgccttgacaatagaggcgtgttcagatatttttgagcacctcggccgctcagatatatctgatggcgactgtacatacatatgggtaattaaattgtgttttttgtaGCTGTGACCACATAGATGAAAAATAGGCAGAGGTATTTCATAACTTGCCGATTTCCACGTGCTTACTTGAGCGGCCAGGGGCccttttctcaaaagcttgtaacttgtaatacaagcggatgtcactttttaatagcttttgttagaatgagacTTCCActtgttacaagcttttgagaaacgggccccagtggCCTAAACCAGACAAGTACATATGTTTTATTAAATCGTTTCGTCTATATGTCTTAAGGCCCGTCCAGACGGAACAATTAAATTACCAATTTAATCAGAGATCGGATTATACCTACAATTGAATACTGGAATCGGCGAGGCAATGTCCTTCCTTTTCATTTTTGCTTTCGAACCACacaattatacttggtcaaccagatcttgaca
This region of Cydia amplana chromosome 4, ilCydAmpl1.1, whole genome shotgun sequence genomic DNA includes:
- the LOC134663093 gene encoding acireductone dioxygenase; amino-acid sequence: MVKAWYMDDDKNDQRAEHHRNPPQFVSLDELYKKTGVEYFSLNVDTHETDGVLDKIKKDRGYTYEDRMEASKATLPNYEEKLVAFYTEHLHTDEEIRFVLDGSGYFDVRDRDDQWIRIEVTPGDMLVLPSGIYHRFTLDFNNYIKVKRFFIGEPVWAAHNRPSDNMDARREYVEKLTKGFVAAC